A single window of Martelella sp. NC20 DNA harbors:
- a CDS encoding ABC transporter permease, with the protein MSETANIRHYPGGRLFTAVFFLWLYLPIAVVIWYSFNENRIVSVWTGFSTKWYASALENRALLSSVEVSLTVAVIATLCSTLIALAAALVLTRTPGLRFARLSETIVNLPLLLPEIVVSVAVLILFSQLGISDGMVKLAIAHTTFCTPFAFLPIRARLQGMSPDYDEAARDLYATPMTAFRRVTLPLIAPGLFAGMMLAFVMSMDDFITSNMLNSGGATTLPVYIFGLVKQGTTPELNAISTLIILVSLVLATLALVASARAMRRE; encoded by the coding sequence ATGAGCGAGACCGCCAATATCCGACATTATCCGGGGGGCCGGCTGTTTACCGCCGTCTTCTTCCTCTGGCTCTATCTGCCGATCGCCGTTGTCATCTGGTATTCCTTCAATGAGAACCGCATCGTCTCGGTGTGGACCGGGTTTTCGACCAAATGGTATGCGAGCGCGCTCGAAAACCGGGCGCTGCTTTCTTCCGTCGAGGTGTCGCTGACGGTTGCCGTGATCGCCACGCTCTGCTCCACGCTGATCGCCCTTGCCGCGGCTCTGGTTCTGACGCGGACGCCGGGGCTGAGGTTCGCCCGGCTGTCCGAAACCATCGTCAACCTGCCGCTGCTTCTGCCGGAAATCGTTGTCTCGGTCGCCGTGCTCATCCTGTTTTCGCAGCTCGGCATCTCCGATGGCATGGTCAAGCTCGCCATCGCCCATACGACATTCTGCACGCCATTCGCCTTTCTGCCCATCCGCGCAAGGCTTCAGGGCATGAGCCCGGATTATGACGAGGCGGCGCGCGATCTCTATGCCACGCCGATGACGGCGTTTCGCCGCGTCACCCTGCCCTTGATCGCACCGGGGCTGTTTGCCGGCATGATGCTCGCCTTCGTCATGTCGATGGACGATTTCATCACCTCGAACATGCTGAACTCGGGCGGCGCGACGACGCTTCCGGTCTACATTTTCGGGCTCGTAAAACAGGGTACGACGCCGGAGCTCAACGCGATCTCGACCCTCATCATTCTCGTCTCGCTGGTTCTGGCAACCCTGGCGCTTGTCGCAAGCGCCCGCGCCATGCGGCGGGAATAG
- a CDS encoding extracellular solute-binding protein, which produces MKKHLLATAIISVAVATPALADGTLNIYAWSDSISPEVIEAFSNETGITVNVDAFNSNEDVLTKLQAGASGYDLVTPSQHFVKIMVDQDLLEDIDAKDMAAYGQVDDRWKGEWWDPESRYSIPLAYGTAGYAVNRDLYTGPIDSWSYYFEPPEELKGKIASLSYPDEVVGAAQLYLDIPFCSEDKAEMKKVYDLLQAQKPFVAAYSSDNIENRLGSGEVAMHFWWDGNEGRARRDGANLEYAMPKEGLVGWLDSFVVPKGAENVDNAKAFIDYISAVENATIQYNYYGHSAPVALDESKAEFTPENAPELFPTVPVKFSEACNPQAQDLVTKVWTDLLQ; this is translated from the coding sequence ATGAAGAAGCATCTGCTGGCGACAGCCATCATTTCCGTCGCCGTTGCCACCCCCGCTCTGGCGGACGGCACGCTCAACATCTACGCTTGGTCGGATTCCATCTCGCCCGAGGTCATCGAGGCCTTCTCGAATGAAACCGGCATCACCGTCAATGTCGACGCCTTCAACTCCAACGAAGATGTCCTGACCAAGCTGCAGGCGGGCGCCTCGGGCTATGACCTCGTCACGCCGTCGCAGCATTTCGTGAAGATCATGGTCGACCAGGACCTTCTGGAAGATATCGACGCGAAGGACATGGCGGCCTATGGCCAGGTCGATGACCGCTGGAAAGGCGAATGGTGGGACCCGGAAAGCCGCTACTCCATCCCGCTTGCCTATGGAACGGCCGGCTACGCCGTCAACCGCGACCTTTACACGGGGCCGATCGACAGCTGGTCCTATTATTTCGAGCCGCCGGAAGAGCTGAAGGGCAAGATCGCCTCGCTTTCCTATCCGGACGAGGTCGTGGGCGCCGCCCAACTCTATCTCGACATTCCCTTCTGCTCGGAAGACAAGGCCGAAATGAAGAAGGTCTACGACCTGCTTCAGGCGCAGAAGCCGTTCGTCGCCGCCTATTCCTCCGACAATATCGAAAACCGTCTCGGCTCCGGCGAGGTCGCCATGCATTTCTGGTGGGACGGCAATGAGGGCCGCGCCCGCCGCGATGGCGCCAATCTCGAATATGCCATGCCGAAGGAAGGCCTCGTCGGCTGGCTCGACAGCTTCGTCGTGCCGAAGGGTGCGGAGAACGTCGATAACGCCAAGGCGTTCATCGATTATATCTCGGCCGTCGAGAACGCCACGATCCAGTACAATTACTACGGCCATTCCGCGCCCGTCGCGCTGGATGAGAGCAAGGCCGAGTTCACGCCCGAAAACGCGCCGGAACTGTTCCCGACCGTTCCGGTGAAATTCTCCGAGGCCTGCAACCCGCAGGCACAGGATCTTGTCACCAAGGTCTGGACTGACCTGCTGCAGTAA
- the argE gene encoding acetylornithine deacetylase — MTIDRVSEILEKLVAFQTISSASNLDLVDWVQTLLTQAGFSVARLPSACGAKAGLLARFGGGAGGVLLSAHTDVVPVEGQAWSRDPFKLARLDDRLYGRGATDMKGFVACVLAHGESLRAHAPDRPVMIALSFDEEVGCRGIPQMIDRIIPFLGRPDLCIVGEPTLMRPAIGHKGKASYHAVCRGTPGHSAMAPKFQNALHLAADLIMALRAEQARLIADGARDGDCEPPFSTVHAGIMQGGKALNIVPDRADVDFEIRHLAAERPADILENIRAGLPDGIEIIETGAYPGLDTDPKDPALRPVMDVLAAPLKLAFGTEAGFFSRLGIPTIVCGPGTMDDGHQPDESIAIDQLVACLGFLKRVTSS, encoded by the coding sequence ATGACGATCGACCGCGTCAGTGAAATCCTGGAAAAGCTCGTCGCCTTTCAGACCATATCGTCCGCCTCCAACCTCGACCTTGTCGACTGGGTCCAGACGTTACTGACACAGGCCGGTTTCAGCGTTGCCCGGCTCCCTTCCGCCTGCGGAGCGAAGGCAGGCCTTCTGGCGCGGTTCGGCGGCGGCGCGGGCGGGGTGCTGCTGTCTGCCCATACCGACGTGGTGCCGGTGGAGGGGCAGGCCTGGAGCCGCGATCCGTTCAAACTGGCGCGCCTCGATGACCGGCTTTACGGTCGCGGCGCCACGGACATGAAGGGGTTTGTCGCCTGCGTTCTGGCACATGGCGAAAGCCTGCGCGCGCATGCGCCGGATCGCCCGGTGATGATCGCCCTCAGCTTTGACGAGGAGGTCGGCTGCCGGGGCATTCCCCAGATGATCGACCGGATCATTCCGTTTCTGGGCCGGCCGGATCTCTGCATTGTCGGCGAACCGACGCTGATGCGGCCCGCCATCGGCCACAAGGGCAAGGCGAGCTACCATGCCGTATGCCGCGGCACGCCGGGCCACAGCGCCATGGCGCCGAAGTTTCAAAACGCGCTTCATCTTGCCGCCGACCTGATCATGGCGCTCAGGGCCGAGCAGGCGCGTCTCATTGCGGACGGCGCGCGCGATGGCGATTGCGAACCGCCCTTTTCCACGGTTCACGCCGGCATCATGCAGGGCGGCAAGGCGCTCAACATCGTCCCCGACAGGGCCGATGTCGATTTCGAGATCCGCCACCTTGCCGCTGAGCGCCCCGCCGACATTCTGGAGAACATTCGCGCCGGCCTGCCGGATGGCATCGAGATCATCGAGACCGGCGCCTATCCCGGCCTCGATACCGATCCGAAGGATCCCGCGCTCCGCCCGGTCATGGATGTGCTCGCCGCCCCGCTCAAGCTCGCCTTCGGCACGGAAGCCGGATTTTTCTCACGCCTCGGCATTCCCACCATCGTCTGCGGGCCGGGTACGATGGATGACGGCCACCAACCCGACGAATCCATCGCCATCGACCAACTGGTCGCCTGCCTCGGCTTTCTGAAGCGCGTCACGTCGTCGTAG
- a CDS encoding IclR family transcriptional regulator, which produces MSEDNDTNDQPVRRRGRPRQDIGAAALNEERPFVSSLARGLSILRAFRADDKVLGTQALAERTGLHKTTVSRLLGTLTKLGYLRYMPEYGKYAVSNQVLTLGYAAIGRFGFGELVRSHMDQMAAEGDCVVALSVRDGLDMMFVELVRRPTAVALNLNVGSRIPLAESAPGRAYLFAVGEDERTEAFRQLSDLHRSAWEKEKRPALEAALSRMAGNGYSDSFGEWVPGHNAIGVVLRAPMTGDIYTLSVGGNARNLPPEKLKLVHLPMLMRAAQEISALSAGNF; this is translated from the coding sequence ATGAGCGAGGACAACGATACAAATGATCAGCCTGTCCGGCGGCGCGGCCGCCCACGGCAGGATATCGGGGCCGCCGCCCTGAACGAGGAACGGCCGTTCGTCAGTTCGCTGGCGCGCGGTCTTTCGATTCTCAGAGCCTTCCGGGCGGACGACAAGGTTCTGGGTACGCAGGCGCTTGCAGAACGCACGGGGCTGCACAAGACCACGGTCTCGCGGCTGCTCGGCACGCTCACCAAGCTCGGCTATCTGCGCTACATGCCGGAATACGGCAAATATGCCGTCTCCAACCAGGTGCTGACGCTCGGTTATGCGGCGATCGGCCGGTTCGGCTTCGGCGAGCTCGTGCGTTCCCATATGGACCAGATGGCGGCGGAAGGGGATTGCGTCGTGGCGCTGTCGGTGCGCGACGGTCTCGATATGATGTTCGTGGAACTGGTGCGCCGCCCGACGGCGGTGGCGCTCAATCTCAATGTCGGCTCCCGCATTCCGCTGGCCGAAAGCGCGCCCGGCCGGGCCTATCTTTTCGCCGTGGGCGAAGACGAGCGGACGGAGGCCTTCAGGCAGCTTTCCGATCTCCATCGCTCCGCTTGGGAGAAGGAGAAACGCCCGGCGCTCGAGGCGGCATTGTCGCGCATGGCGGGCAACGGCTATTCGGATTCCTTCGGGGAATGGGTTCCCGGCCACAACGCCATCGGCGTTGTCCTGCGCGCGCCGATGACCGGCGATATCTACACGCTGAGCGTTGGCGGCAATGCCCGCAACCTGCCGCCCGAAAAGCTGAAACTGGTCCATCTGCCGATGCTGATGCGGGCCGCCCAGGAAATCTCCGCGCTTTCCGCCGGCAATTTCTGA
- a CDS encoding thiamine pyrophosphate-binding protein produces the protein MKTNEGVIKTFIEAGITRGFTLPGLGITWSLPAFFDRKDEFELVLARSEQSASVMAQVAGKLTGRPGLLMAQGPFSTSTGAFGILEAYFSSSPMVVLTDTSCYDGFAQYGVYQTMTGDYGAGDAFAVMKTMTKYATYATTPAEAIYGTQLAVKHAITPRQGPAAVVMRTNIIREEVPENPRAKLYPTEGYLRSTPMKPDGDALHKIAETLKAAERPVIIAGNGVYMSRSGEMLSRFANREGIAVASSYHGKGVIDETTPVAVGMMGNWAAKSANRMVQAADVILVLGCSLGPEYTRFRDEKMMRPGEQTIIQVDLDPLNAGWVLPVDMAVTADAADVIRYLLDATGVDQRQAEGRKDFIGKIKADNGYGDLPHYKTRPGTVHYADIMRGLDGFLTPDDLLTLDAGTNRIWATSSLPLRTPHQLVAPGGIGGMGWSTPAATGAKITCPEKRVTGVIGDGGFVMTMDAIATAAENNLDVVYVVANNAGLGMVRDNLGNKAIGVNFGDHDFAKVAEGLGGSGITVTEADQIGDAIREGHRRGGPVVIDVKVDPAASHRDCSDYDDLPDPSALK, from the coding sequence ATGAAAACCAATGAAGGCGTCATCAAAACATTTATCGAGGCCGGCATCACGCGCGGCTTCACGCTGCCGGGCCTCGGGATCACATGGTCGCTGCCGGCGTTTTTCGATCGCAAGGACGAGTTCGAACTGGTGCTGGCGCGCTCCGAGCAATCGGCGTCGGTGATGGCGCAGGTCGCGGGCAAGCTCACCGGCCGCCCGGGCCTGTTGATGGCGCAGGGGCCGTTTTCGACCTCGACCGGCGCTTTCGGGATTCTGGAGGCGTATTTCTCCTCGTCGCCGATGGTCGTGCTCACCGACACGTCCTGCTATGACGGCTTCGCCCAGTATGGCGTCTACCAGACCATGACCGGCGATTACGGCGCCGGCGACGCCTTCGCGGTGATGAAGACCATGACCAAATACGCCACCTATGCGACCACGCCGGCGGAAGCGATCTACGGCACCCAGCTTGCGGTCAAGCATGCCATCACCCCGCGCCAGGGACCGGCGGCGGTGGTGATGCGCACCAACATCATCCGCGAGGAGGTGCCGGAAAATCCGCGCGCCAAACTCTATCCGACCGAGGGCTATCTGCGCTCGACCCCGATGAAGCCGGACGGCGATGCGCTGCACAAGATCGCCGAGACCCTGAAGGCCGCCGAACGTCCCGTCATCATCGCCGGCAATGGCGTCTATATGAGTCGCTCCGGCGAGATGCTGTCGCGGTTCGCCAATCGCGAGGGGATCGCGGTCGCCTCCAGCTATCACGGCAAGGGCGTCATTGACGAGACCACGCCGGTCGCCGTCGGCATGATGGGCAACTGGGCGGCGAAATCGGCCAACCGCATGGTTCAGGCCGCCGATGTCATCCTCGTGCTCGGCTGCAGCCTCGGTCCGGAATATACCCGTTTCCGCGACGAGAAGATGATGCGTCCGGGCGAGCAGACGATCATCCAGGTCGATCTCGATCCGCTGAACGCCGGCTGGGTCCTGCCGGTCGACATGGCGGTGACGGCGGATGCCGCCGACGTGATCCGCTATCTGCTCGATGCCACAGGCGTCGACCAGCGGCAGGCGGAAGGGCGCAAGGACTTCATCGGCAAGATCAAGGCGGATAACGGCTATGGCGACCTGCCACACTACAAGACCCGCCCCGGAACGGTGCACTACGCCGATATCATGCGCGGGCTCGACGGCTTCCTGACGCCCGACGACCTCTTGACCCTCGACGCCGGCACCAACCGCATCTGGGCGACCTCGTCGCTGCCGCTCAGAACGCCGCATCAGCTTGTCGCCCCCGGCGGCATTGGCGGCATGGGCTGGTCGACGCCGGCGGCCACCGGCGCCAAGATCACGTGCCCGGAAAAACGCGTCACCGGCGTGATCGGCGATGGCGGTTTCGTCATGACCATGGATGCGATCGCGACGGCCGCCGAGAACAATCTCGATGTCGTCTATGTGGTCGCCAACAATGCCGGCCTCGGCATGGTGCGCGACAATCTCGGCAACAAGGCGATCGGCGTCAATTTCGGCGATCACGACTTCGCCAAGGTCGCCGAGGGCCTCGGCGGCTCGGGGATTACGGTAACGGAAGCCGATCAGATCGGAGATGCGATCAGGGAAGGCCACAGACGCGGCGGTCCGGTCGTGATCGACGTCAAGGTCGATCCGGCGGCAAGCCACCGCGATTGCTCCGATTACGACGACCTGCCGGATCCATCCGCCCTCAAATAG